GAGGATGTTGATCAGGAAGCCGGTCACCACGACGCGCCGGTCCGAGTGCGGCGTTGTGCCGGTCTCCACCGCAAGCGCGCCGCGCTCGCGCAGGCTCTGCCAGGCCATGTAAAGCAGATAGAGCACGCCGCACCATTTCAGCGCGGCGAACGCCAGCGCGCTGGTGTGCAGCACCGCGGCAAGCCCGAGCATCGCGGCCGCCATGTGCGGCAGGATGCCGAGCGTGCAGCCGAAGGCGGCGGCGATGCTGGCGCGGCCGCCGCGCGCGAGCGCCGCCGCAAGCGTGTAGAGCACGCCGGTGCCGGGGGAAGCGACCACGATCAGCGAGGTCAGCAGGAAGGCTGCGGACATGGCTTGCCATAGCACGCCGCCGCGCGCGGCGGTAGCGCTAGCGCCTCAGCGCGGCGAGCCGAGCTGCGCCGCCTCCGCCTCCCGCAGCACGTCGAGCGGCGTCCACGGCTTGGCCCAGAATTTCGTGCCGTCGGGCAGCTTCTCCGCCAGCGGCCGGCCCGAGGTGACGACGACATCGAGCGCGGGATGGCGCTCCCTGGCGAGGAAGGCGAGCTCGACCCCGCTCATGCGGCCGGCCAGGTTGACGTCGGTGATCAGGAGCAGCACCGCGCCACCGTCGTCCTTTTCCAGGACAAGCGCGGCAGCCTCCGCGCTCTCGCACTGGATCACGTCGTAGTCGCTTTCTTCCAGGAGCAACGACATCATGTCGCGCTGCGAGGGGTCGTCCTCCACGATGAGCGCGGTGGCACGAAAGGGCCTCGATTGTCCCATGAGCCGCTCCCAAAATCAGACGTTGAAGAAGATGGCATGGGGTCAAACAACAAACCCCGCCATTGTTTCGCACCGCGGCTTAAATAGTGCCGGAACCTGCGCTATCAGCAGGACCCGTATGATCTCTGGACAGAGGAACCGACATGACCGAGATCAGGGGCTCCGCCGCGGCCGTAACGGGAGCGGCCAGCGGCATCGGCCGGGCGCTCGCGCTGGAACTGGCGGCGCGCGGCGCCGATCTCGCGCTCGCCGACCGCGACGAGGCGGGGCTCGCGGCGGTCGCGGCCGAGATCGAGGGCAGCAACGCGAGCCCGCGCAAGGTCACGACCCACCGCGTCGATGTCGGCGCGCCCGACCAGATTGCAGCATTCGCGCAAGCCGCAAGCGCCGCGCATCCCTCGCTCAACATCCTCGTCAACAATGCGGGTGTGGCGCTGCTCGGCCAGTTCGGCGAGATCGACCAGGCGCAGATGGACTGGCTGATGAACATCAATTTCTGGGGCGTGGTGCATGCGACCCGCGCCTTCCTGCCGCAGCTCTCGCGGCAGCGGCAAGCGCATATCGTCAACCTCTCGTCGATCTTCGGCATCGTCGCCCCGCCC
This genomic interval from Bradyrhizobium sp. NP1 contains the following:
- a CDS encoding response regulator, translating into MGQSRPFRATALIVEDDPSQRDMMSLLLEESDYDVIQCESAEAAALVLEKDDGGAVLLLITDVNLAGRMSGVELAFLARERHPALDVVVTSGRPLAEKLPDGTKFWAKPWTPLDVLREAEAAQLGSPR
- a CDS encoding SDR family oxidoreductase, coding for MTEIRGSAAAVTGAASGIGRALALELAARGADLALADRDEAGLAAVAAEIEGSNASPRKVTTHRVDVGAPDQIAAFAQAASAAHPSLNILVNNAGVALLGQFGEIDQAQMDWLMNINFWGVVHATRAFLPQLSRQRQAHIVNLSSIFGIVAPPGQTAYAAAKFAVRGFSESLRHELQMAASPVRLSVVHPGGVSTNIVRNSRTGSGISDNAWRAQTIERFDALAKTTPQAAALRIIDGIEKNRPRILIGNDARFMDILQRLRPASYWSVLARRLEKMANKAK
- a CDS encoding LysE family translocator; the protein is MSAAFLLTSLIVVASPGTGVLYTLAAALARGGRASIAAAFGCTLGILPHMAAAMLGLAAVLHTSALAFAALKWCGVLYLLYMAWQSLRERGALAVETGTTPHSDRRVVVTGFLINILNPKLSIFFLAFLPQFIASGESHPLARMAELSVAFMAMTFAVFVLYGLFAAYVRDRVVSRPRVMMWLRRAFAGGFALLGARLAFAER